A portion of the Pseudomonas synxantha BG33R genome contains these proteins:
- a CDS encoding IclR family transcriptional regulator: MEKPRDTGKQKVRSAEVGTDILKALAELSPATSLSRLADHVQMPASKVHRYLQALIASGFAEQNTATNHYGLGREALRVGLAALGSMDVLKVGAMPLAELRDELNETCFLAVWGNQGATVVQIEPAVRAVTVVTQLGSVLPLLSSSTGLVFSAYLPSRETVELREREIQSGTAHSLADDQAYATVCEQIRSRGLHFVHGLLMPGVDALSAPVFNAVGQVAAVMTVVGPTSLFHADEDGPAAQHLLAATRAVSWRMGYQP, from the coding sequence ATGGAAAAGCCCCGCGACACCGGTAAACAGAAAGTCCGCTCGGCGGAAGTCGGCACCGATATTCTCAAGGCTCTGGCCGAATTGTCCCCGGCCACCTCGCTGTCGCGCCTGGCCGACCATGTGCAGATGCCGGCGAGCAAGGTCCACCGTTATTTGCAGGCGCTGATTGCCTCCGGCTTTGCCGAGCAGAACACCGCCACCAACCATTACGGCCTGGGCCGGGAGGCTTTGCGCGTGGGGCTGGCGGCGCTGGGCAGCATGGATGTGTTGAAAGTCGGCGCCATGCCCCTGGCCGAGCTGCGCGATGAATTGAATGAGACCTGCTTTCTGGCGGTGTGGGGCAACCAGGGCGCGACCGTGGTACAGATCGAGCCGGCAGTGCGCGCCGTTACCGTGGTGACGCAGTTGGGCTCAGTGCTGCCGCTGCTCAGTTCGTCCACCGGGCTGGTTTTCAGCGCTTACCTGCCGTCACGGGAAACGGTGGAACTGCGCGAACGCGAGATTCAATCCGGCACCGCCCACTCGCTGGCGGACGATCAGGCCTACGCCACGGTGTGCGAGCAAATCCGCAGCCGTGGCCTGCACTTTGTGCATGGCCTGCTGATGCCCGGCGTGGATGCGTTGTCGGCGCCGGTGTTCAATGCGGTCGGGCAAGTGGCGGCAGTGATGACCGTGGTCGGCCCGACCTCACTGTTCCATGCCGATGAAGATGGCCCGGCGGCGCAGCACCTGCTGGCGGCGACCCGGGCCGTGAGTTGGCGCATGGGCTATCAGCCCTGA
- the maiA gene encoding maleylacetoacetate isomerase has protein sequence MELYTYYRSTASYRVRIALALKGLDFTALPVNLLVPAGGANHQPEYLAINPQGRVPALRTDQGQTLIQSQAIIEYLEERYPQVPLLSSDPAARAHERAVASIIACDIHPLHNSSTQNLLRKWGHDEAQLLEWIGHWISQGLGAVEQLIGDTGFCFGEQPGLADTFLIPQLYAAERFKVPLAAYSRIGRVAALAAQHPAFVQAHPANQPDTP, from the coding sequence ATGGAACTCTATACTTACTACCGTTCCACCGCGTCGTATCGGGTACGTATTGCCCTGGCGCTCAAGGGCCTGGATTTCACCGCGCTGCCAGTCAACCTGCTGGTCCCGGCAGGCGGCGCCAATCACCAGCCCGAGTACCTGGCGATCAACCCTCAAGGACGTGTGCCGGCGTTGCGTACTGATCAAGGGCAGACGTTGATCCAGTCGCAGGCGATCATCGAATATCTGGAGGAGCGTTATCCACAGGTGCCACTGCTCTCAAGTGATCCGGCAGCCCGTGCCCATGAACGGGCGGTAGCGTCGATCATCGCCTGCGATATCCACCCGCTGCACAACTCCAGCACGCAGAACCTGTTGCGCAAGTGGGGGCACGATGAGGCGCAATTGCTGGAGTGGATCGGGCACTGGATCAGTCAGGGCCTGGGCGCGGTGGAGCAGTTGATTGGCGACACAGGGTTTTGCTTTGGCGAGCAGCCGGGCTTGGCCGATACGTTTCTGATCCCGCAGTTGTACGCGGCCGAGCGTTTCAAGGTGCCCTTGGCGGCGTACTCGCGCATAGGGCGAGTGGCGGCGTTGGCGGCCCAACATCCGGCCTTCGTGCAGGCCCACCCCGCCAATCAACCTGACACGCCATAG
- a CDS encoding MFS transporter, with amino-acid sequence MHNQIASFRAALDARPVSRYQWLILVLLALLLVTDGYDAQVLGYVVPALAQDWGLEKAAFGPVFSANLLGLTLGSLLVTPLADRFGVRRILLACVLIYASLTVLMVFANSLTTLMAARFICGIGMGGAMPSAMALMSEYSPPRMRTLMVTLAACGFSFGGAAGGFVAAGFIDSFGWQAVFLAGGVTPLLLFPFLVWLLPESLPRLLRDAPPYLRLRKVTARMLPDWQPPPATEAENLQEQGSKLTVVELFRNGYARPTLLIWATFFVSLILLYFMISWLPSLLLESGLALNEANLVTSMFLFAGTLGAILMAWFADRLKSKVRLLSGVLAAAALCTILLGLNHDNPRYLVACVFAAGFCIIGGQLTLNAFASNFYPAQVRATGTGWALGVGRFGSILGPLFGSMLLAMHIPVQQIFFFCAIPAVIAALLIIQVRAPGSTTLKTPVPGDILNRT; translated from the coding sequence ATGCACAATCAGATTGCCAGCTTTCGCGCGGCACTCGACGCCCGTCCGGTGTCGCGCTACCAGTGGTTGATTCTCGTGTTGCTGGCGTTGCTGCTGGTCACCGATGGCTACGACGCCCAGGTGCTGGGCTATGTAGTGCCGGCACTGGCTCAGGATTGGGGCCTGGAAAAAGCCGCGTTCGGGCCGGTATTCAGCGCCAACCTGCTTGGGTTGACCCTCGGCTCGCTGCTGGTGACACCGCTGGCGGATCGTTTCGGCGTGCGGCGCATCCTGTTGGCCTGTGTGCTGATCTACGCCAGCCTGACCGTACTGATGGTGTTTGCCAATTCCCTCACCACACTGATGGCGGCGCGGTTTATCTGCGGCATCGGCATGGGAGGCGCAATGCCCAGTGCCATGGCATTGATGTCTGAATATTCGCCGCCGCGCATGCGCACCTTGATGGTGACCCTGGCGGCCTGCGGCTTTTCGTTCGGCGGCGCGGCAGGCGGCTTTGTGGCGGCCGGGTTTATCGATAGCTTTGGTTGGCAGGCGGTGTTCCTGGCTGGTGGGGTAACACCGTTGCTGCTGTTCCCGTTCCTGGTGTGGCTGTTGCCCGAATCCTTGCCACGCCTGTTGCGCGATGCGCCGCCGTATCTGCGTCTGCGCAAAGTCACGGCGCGGATGCTGCCCGACTGGCAACCGCCGCCCGCGACCGAAGCTGAAAACCTGCAGGAACAAGGCAGCAAACTGACGGTGGTGGAGCTGTTTCGCAACGGCTACGCGCGCCCGACGCTGCTGATCTGGGCGACCTTTTTTGTCAGCCTGATTTTGCTGTATTTCATGATCAGTTGGTTGCCATCGCTGTTGCTCGAAAGCGGCCTGGCGCTGAACGAAGCCAACCTGGTCACGTCCATGTTCCTGTTTGCCGGCACCTTGGGCGCCATCCTCATGGCCTGGTTTGCCGACCGCCTGAAAAGCAAGGTGCGACTGTTGTCCGGGGTGCTGGCGGCGGCTGCGTTGTGCACCATCCTGCTGGGCTTGAACCACGACAATCCACGTTACCTGGTGGCCTGCGTGTTCGCTGCCGGGTTCTGCATCATCGGCGGGCAACTGACCCTCAATGCCTTTGCGAGCAATTTCTACCCGGCGCAGGTGCGCGCCACCGGCACAGGCTGGGCGTTGGGGGTAGGGCGTTTTGGATCAATCCTGGGGCCGCTGTTCGGCAGTATGTTGCTGGCGATGCATATACCGGTGCAGCAGATTTTCTTCTTCTGTGCGATTCCGGCCGTGATTGCGGCGCTGTTGATTATTCAGGTGCGGGCGCCGGGCTCCACTACGCTAAAAACGCCAGTGCCTGGCGATATTCTCAATCGCACCTAG
- the hmgA gene encoding homogentisate 1,2-dioxygenase gives MDLEYLSGFGNEFASEALPGALPVGQNSPQKAPYGLYTELFSGTAFTMARSEARRTWLYRIQPSANHPAFVKLARQMAGGPLGAVTPNRLRWNPLDIPSEPTDFIDGLVGMVANSGSEKPSGISIYTYRANRSMERVFFNADGELLIVPEQGRLRIATELGVLDVEPLEIVVLPRGLKFRIELLDAQARGYVAENHGAPLRLPDLGPIGSNGLANPRDFLTPVARYEDLKQPTTLVQKFLGELWACELDHSPLNVVAWHGNNVPYKYDLRRFNTIGTVSFDHPDPSIFTVLTSPTSVHGLANLDFVIFPPRWMVAENTFRPPWFHRNLMNEYMGLIQGAYDAKAEGFLPGGASLHSCMSAHGPDGETCTKAINADLAPHKIDNTMAFMFETSQVLRPTQFALECPQLQPAYDACWASLPATFNPNRR, from the coding sequence ATGGACCTCGAATACCTGTCGGGCTTTGGCAATGAATTCGCCAGCGAAGCCTTGCCTGGCGCGCTGCCGGTCGGCCAGAACTCACCGCAAAAAGCCCCCTACGGGCTCTACACCGAACTGTTTTCCGGCACTGCCTTCACCATGGCACGCAGTGAAGCGCGGCGCACGTGGCTGTATCGCATCCAGCCGTCGGCCAATCACCCGGCGTTCGTCAAGCTTGCGCGGCAAATGGCCGGTGGACCCTTGGGCGCAGTGACGCCCAATCGTCTGCGCTGGAACCCGCTGGATATTCCGAGTGAGCCGACCGACTTTATCGATGGACTGGTCGGCATGGTTGCCAACTCGGGGTCGGAAAAACCTTCGGGCATCAGCATCTATACCTACCGCGCCAATCGTTCCATGGAGCGGGTGTTCTTCAATGCCGACGGTGAACTGCTGATCGTGCCGGAGCAGGGCCGCCTGCGCATCGCCACCGAACTGGGCGTGCTGGACGTCGAGCCGCTGGAAATTGTCGTGCTGCCCCGTGGCCTCAAATTCCGTATCGAATTGCTGGACGCGCAGGCTCGCGGCTACGTCGCTGAAAACCACGGCGCCCCGCTGCGCCTGCCCGACCTGGGTCCTATCGGCAGCAACGGTTTGGCCAACCCTCGCGACTTCCTGACGCCAGTGGCCCGCTACGAAGACCTCAAGCAACCGACCACGCTGGTACAGAAATTCCTCGGTGAACTGTGGGCCTGCGAGCTGGACCATTCACCGCTCAATGTGGTCGCCTGGCACGGCAACAACGTGCCGTACAAATACGACCTGCGTCGCTTCAACACTATCGGCACGGTGAGTTTCGATCATCCGGATCCGTCGATCTTCACCGTGCTGACCTCACCCACCAGCGTACATGGCCTGGCCAACCTCGACTTCGTGATCTTCCCGCCGCGCTGGATGGTGGCCGAGAATACCTTCCGTCCGCCATGGTTCCATCGCAACCTGATGAACGAATACATGGGCCTGATCCAGGGCGCCTACGATGCCAAGGCCGAAGGCTTCCTGCCCGGCGGCGCGTCGCTGCACAGCTGCATGAGCGCCCATGGCCCGGATGGCGAGACCTGCACCAAGGCCATCAATGCGGACCTGGCGCCGCACAAGATCGATAACACCATGGCCTTCATGTTCGAGACCAGCCAAGTGCTGCGCCCGACCCAGTTCGCCCTGGAGTGCCCGCAGCTGCAACCTGCTTACGACGCGTGCTGGGCCTCACTGCCCGCCACCTTCAACCCGAATCGGAGATAA
- the fahA gene encoding fumarylacetoacetase has product MTQPTQTRSWVASANGHADFPLQNLPLGVFSINGSAPRCGVAIGDMVLDLHAALDEFDGDARRAVEATAGGQLNAFFELGRGPRVALRERLLELLAEGSQLQQREAQVLHRAADCQMHLPAKINDYTDFYVGIEHAQNVGKLFRPDNPLLPNYKYVPIGYHGRASTIRPSGTQVRRPKGQTLPAGQSEPTLGPCARLDYELELGIWIGQGNAMGEAIAIGDAAEHIAGFCLLNDWSARDIQAWEYQPLGPFLSKSFITSISPWVVTAEALEPFRKAQPARPEGDPQPLPYLLDKRDQNAGAFDIELEVLLTTASMREQNLPAHRLTLSNTEHMYWTVAQMVAHHSVNGCQLQAGDLFGSGTLSGPQPGQFGSLLEITEGGKKPIELASGEVRKFLEDGDEIILRGRCRREGFASIGFGECRGTVVAAR; this is encoded by the coding sequence ATGACGCAACCAACGCAGACCCGCAGCTGGGTGGCCTCGGCCAACGGTCACGCGGATTTCCCCCTGCAGAACCTGCCCCTGGGCGTGTTCAGTATCAACGGCTCGGCCCCGCGCTGTGGCGTGGCGATCGGCGATATGGTCCTCGACCTGCACGCCGCGCTGGATGAATTTGACGGTGATGCCCGGCGTGCCGTTGAGGCAACAGCGGGTGGCCAATTGAACGCTTTTTTTGAACTTGGCCGTGGGCCACGCGTGGCGTTACGCGAGCGCCTGCTGGAGCTGCTGGCCGAAGGCAGCCAGCTGCAACAGCGCGAAGCGCAGGTGCTGCACCGCGCCGCCGATTGCCAGATGCACTTGCCGGCGAAGATCAATGACTACACCGACTTCTACGTCGGCATCGAGCACGCGCAGAACGTCGGCAAACTGTTTCGCCCGGATAACCCCCTGTTGCCCAACTACAAGTACGTGCCGATTGGTTACCACGGCCGTGCGTCGACCATTCGCCCGTCGGGCACGCAGGTCCGGCGCCCCAAAGGCCAGACACTGCCGGCCGGCCAGTCCGAACCGACGCTCGGCCCCTGCGCGCGCCTGGACTACGAACTGGAGCTGGGCATCTGGATCGGCCAGGGCAATGCCATGGGCGAAGCGATTGCCATCGGCGATGCGGCCGAGCACATCGCCGGTTTCTGTCTGCTCAATGACTGGTCGGCGCGAGATATCCAGGCCTGGGAATACCAGCCGCTGGGCCCGTTCCTGTCGAAAAGCTTTATCACCAGTATTTCGCCATGGGTGGTGACCGCCGAAGCGCTGGAGCCCTTTCGCAAAGCGCAACCGGCGCGGCCCGAGGGCGACCCGCAACCGCTGCCGTATCTGCTGGATAAACGTGATCAGAACGCGGGCGCCTTTGATATCGAGCTGGAAGTGCTGCTCACCACAGCCTCAATGCGCGAGCAGAACCTGCCCGCCCATCGCCTGACCTTGAGCAATACCGAGCATATGTACTGGACAGTGGCGCAAATGGTTGCGCACCACAGCGTCAACGGTTGCCAGTTGCAGGCCGGCGACCTGTTTGGTTCAGGCACCTTGTCCGGGCCGCAGCCGGGGCAGTTCGGCAGCCTGTTGGAAATTACCGAAGGCGGCAAGAAGCCGATTGAATTGGCCTCGGGCGAGGTACGTAAATTCCTTGAAGATGGTGACGAAATCATCCTGCGTGGCCGTTGCCGCCGCGAAGGTTTTGCCAGCATCGGCTTTGGTGAATGCCGCGGTACTGTGGTTGCGGCACGTTAA